The following are from one region of the Mustela lutreola isolate mMusLut2 chromosome 7, mMusLut2.pri, whole genome shotgun sequence genome:
- the LOC131835405 gene encoding disintegrin and metalloproteinase domain-containing protein 29-like, producing MKALLLLLAVWAGLAPVQCSQGRPSWRYISSEVVIPRKELYHGKGVRMPGWLSYSLHFGDKRHIIHMRRKKLFWSRHLMMMTQDDQGALQMDYPFIPPDCYYLGYLEEIPLSMVTVDTCYGGLEGILKMDDLAYEIKPLSNSQRFEHIVSQIVTDTNVMGPTYQLGHKEIMDPLYSQANSSVVPRISSKMYSSHNGNMKGLALSSNSMYTVFNNMSKCAQFLIKICSLIDTFLQGIDINYYIGSIIIYNQRDPVFMNNYNAHFSPYVRHYQFAVYRFIIPHSSIIVIKDGPNDLNYEPAIYGICNNRNLVMLGYLGRHLLILSIAGAQKVARNLGLYYDESTCTCQRRSLCIMHRKPSLTDSFSNCSYTHVQHIVGGGKGECLFSTRLLYLNKSLTHDRCGNRIVDQGEECDCGSFKQCYNNPCCTNACRFTSGSKCNTGRCCTNCTYSPPGTLCRPIQNICDLPEYCRGKSLACPDDFYMQDGTPCTEVGYCYLGNCTDRTVHCQEIFGKNAVKGSDACYIINRRGNRYGHCSRKEELMKHKACAIEDIYCGRLQCGNVTHLPHLQEHVGFHQSLISGFWCFGLDSHRSTGANDVGHVRTGTPCDREKICIDGSCIARDVQLNYDCLPEKCSHRGICNNNKNCHCHIGWDPPHCIDRGAGGSTDSGPPPRKMRSVRQSNESLIYLRVVFGRIYALIAVFLFGVTTNVRTIKTVKVVEEKADEVSPDISLQTSEQQ from the coding sequence ATGAAGGCACTCCTCTTGCTCCTTGCTGtctgggcagggctggctcctgTCCAATGTTCTCAAGGCCGTCCATCATGGCGCTACATCTCCTCTGAGGTGGTAATTCCCAGAAAGGAGCTGTACCATGGCAAAGGCGTTCGGATGCCAGGCTGGCTGTCCTACAGCCTGCATTTTGGGGACAAGAGACACATTATCCACATGCGGCGCAAGAAACTGTTTTGGTCTAGACATCTGATGATGATGACTCAGGATGACCAAGGAGCCCTGCAGATGGACTACCCCTTCATCCCTCCAGACTGTTACTACCTCGGCTACCTGGAGGAGATTCCTCTTTCCATGGTCACCGTGGACACATGCTATGGGGGTCTTGAAGGTATCTTGAAGATGGATGACCTTGCTTATGAAATCAAACCCCTCAGCAATTCACAAAGGTTTGAGCACATTGTTTCTCAGATAGTGACAGATACAAATGTGATGGGACCTACCTATCAACTGGGACATAAGGAGATTATGGACCCCCTTTACTCTCAAGCAAATTCCAGTGTTGTCCCCAGGATCTCTAGTAAGATGTATTCATCCCATAATGGAAATATGAAAGGACTTGCCCTAAGTTCCAACTCAATGTATACTGTGTTCAACAACATGTCAAAATGTGCCCAATTCCTGATAAAGATATGTAGTTTAATTGACACATTCCTTCAAGGTATTGATATTAATTACTATATTGGATCCATTATTATTTATAACCAGAGAGATCCAGTTTTCATGAATAATTATAACGCGCACTTTAGTCCATATGTTAGACACTATCAGTTTGCTGTGTACAGATTTATTATACCACATTCATCTATAATTGTGATTAAAGATGGGCCAAATGATCTTAATTATGAACCTGCAATATATGGTATATGCAATAATCGAAACCTTGTCATGCTTGGTTACCTGGGCAGACACCTTTTAATATTGTCAATTGCAGGAGCACAAAAGGTGGCAAGAAATTTAGGTCTATATTATGATGAGAGTACTTGTACTTGCCAGAGAAGGTCCCTGTGCATTATGCACAGAAAACCTTCTCTGACAGATTCCTTCAGTAACTGTTCCTATACGCACGTACAGCACATAGTGGGTGGTGGGAAAGGTGAGTGTCTATTCAGCACCCGATtgctatatttaaataaaagcttgacTCATGATCGTTGTGGAAACCGCATAGTGGATCAAGGTGAGGAGTGTGACTGTGGCTCCTTCAAACAGTGTTACAACAACCCCTGCTGTACGAATGCTTGTAGGTTCACCAGTGGCAGCAAATGCAATACAGGCAGGTGCTGTACAAACTGCACCTATTCCCCTCCTGGGACACTCTGCAGACCAATCCAAAATATATGTGATCTTCCCGAGTACTGCCGTGGGAAGTCCTTGGCATGTCCTGATGATTTCTATATGCAAGATGGAACCCCATGCACGGAAGTGGGCTACTGCTATCTTGGAAATTGCACTGACCGCACTGTGCACTGCCAAGAAATCTTTGGCAAAAATGCTGTGAAAGGTTCAGATGCCTGCTATATCATAAATAGAAGAGGCAATAGATACGGACACTGCAGTAGAAAAGAAGAGTTAATGAAACATAAGGCCTGTGCCATCGAAGACATTTATTGTGGAAGGTTGCAATGTGGTAATGTCACTCACCTCCCCCACTTGCAAGAACATGTGGGATTCCATCAGTCtctaatctcagggttctggtgTTTTGGGCTGGACTCACATCGCTCCACAGGAGCAAATGATGTTGGTCACGTGAGAACAGGTACCCCCTGTGATCGTGAAAAGATCTGTATAGATGGCTCCTGCATTGCCAGGGATGTTCAGCTGAATTATGACTGTTTACCTGAGAAATGCAGTCACAGGGGGATTTGCAACAATAACAAGAACTGTCATTGTCACATAGGCTGGGATCCTCCACACTGCATTGACAGAGGTGCTGGGGGGAGCACAGACAGTGGACCCCCGCCACGTAAAATGCGGTCAGTCAGGCAAAGTAATGAATCTCTGATATATCTGAGAGTGGTCTTTGGTCGCATTTATGCCTTGATAGCTGTATTTCTGTTTGGAGTCACCACAAATGTAAGAACAATCAAGACAGTTAAAGTTGTGGAAGAGAAAGCTGATGAAGTCAGTCCTGATATCAGCCTCCAGACCTCTGAACAACAATAG